CAGCCCCGAGTACGCGATGAAGCGGCTGCTGGCGGACGGGTCCGGGCCGCTCTTCCAGATTTGCAAGGTATTCCGGAACGGGGAGGTGTCGAGGACGCACAACCCCGAGTTCACGATGCTGGAGTTCTACCGGCCCCAGGCGGACTACCACGCCATCATGGCGGACCTGGAGGGGGCGCTGGCGGAGGCGGACCGGGCGGTGGGCGGGGACGGCTTCTTCTCCCGGACGCCCTACGAGCGGCTGTCCGTACGAGACGCGGTGCTGAGGGCCACGGGGGTGGACCTGAGGGCGTGCCCGGATGGGGCCTCGCTGAAGCGGGCGGCGGAGGCGGCGGGGGTGCGCACGGGGGACGCGACCCTCTTCGATGACGTCTTCTTCCACCTCTTCCTGCAGAAGGTGGAGGGGACACTGGGTTGGGAGCGGCCCACCTACCTGACGGAGTACCCCGCCTCCATGGCCTCGCTGGCGCGGCTCAAGCCGGGGGACCCGTCGGTGGCCGAGCGCACGGAGCTGTACGCGCGGGGCCTGGAGCTGGCCAATGGCTTCTCCGAGCTGACGGATCCGGTGGAGCAGCGTGCCCGGCTGGTGGAAGAGCAGGAATTCCGGCGGAAGGCGGGCAGGGCCGTCTATCCACTGGACGAGCGCTTCCTCGACGCGGTAGGGCGCATGCCGCCCTCGGCGGGCATCGCCGTGGGGCTCGATCGTATCTTGATGCTGTTGCTGGGGGTGGAGTCCATTTCGGATGTCCTCCTCTTCCCGGCGCACGAATTCGTTTGAAGGACCCCGGACGCGCGAGCGCCCGAGAAGAAGCGATATGGCCACGAAGAATCAACCGCAGCTCCACACCTTGCAGGCCCACCCCTGGCATGGCGTTTCGCCTGGCGCGGAGGCGCCCGAGGTCGTCACCGCCTACATCGAGATCGTGCCCACCGACACGGTGAAGTACGAGCTGGACAAGGAGACGGGCATCCTCCGGTTGGACCGGCCGCAGCGCTTCTCCAGCCAGTGCCCCACGCTCTACGGGTTCATTCCCCAGACGTACTGCGGCGATCTCGTGGCGAAGCGTTGCGCGGAGCGCACCGGCATCAAGGACATCAAGGGCGATGGAGATCCGCTCGACATCTGCGTGCTGACGGAGAAGGTGATTCCGAGCGGGGCCCTGCTGGTGCACGCGATTCCGGTGGGCGGCTTCCGCATGGTCGATGGCAACGAGGCCGACGACAAGATCATCGCCGTGCTGGAGTCGGACCTCGTCTACGGGGCGCTGCAGCACGTGGCGCAGCTGCCGACCGCGCTCGTGGATCGCCTCAAGCACTACTTCCTCACCTACAAGCAGATTCCCAGTGAGGTGAAGCGCTCGGTGCAGATCGTCGAGATGTACGACCAGAGCGAGGCGCACGAGATCATCAAGCGCAGCATGAAGGACTACCAGAAGGACTACGGCGCGGCGCCCGCGCGCAAGCCGCGCGGCCGCAAGAGCTGAGACACCCTTCCCACGAAGGAGCGGAGACGAACCGTCGGCGTGTCCGCTCCTTCGTGCGTGCCGCGCCGAGGCGTCAGTGGCGCTCGCTGTCGAGGTGCTTCATCTGTTCCGCGCCGTAGCGGTCGCCGGAGATCTTCACGAGCGCCTCGAGTGCGGTGAGATCCTCCTTCGACAGCGGACGCTCCAGGGCCCCGAGCGAGTCCTCGAGCTGCGCGACGGTCGTGGCGCCGACCACGGGAACGAACGCCGGCTGGCGCGCGAGCACCCAGGCGACCGCGAGCTGACCCGGCGTCATGCGGCGCTCGTGGGCGAAGCGCTGGAGGGCGTCCACGGCGTCCTCGTTCTTCTCCCGATTGGCGCCGGAGAAGCGGGGGAGGTAGGCGCGGAAGTCTCCCGGTCCCTTCGGCTTGCTGCCGGTGAGGAGGCCTCGCGAGAAGACGCCGTAGAGCGTCGCGCTGATGCCCAGCTCGTTGAGCACGGGGAAGATCTCCGCCTCGGGGCCGCGGCTGGCGAGCGAGTACTCGATCTGCAGATCGACGATGGGGTGGACGCGGTGGGCGCGGCGGATGGTCTCGACGCCGACCTCGGACAGCCCGATGTGGCGCACGTAGCCCGCCTTCACGAGGTCGGCGATCGCGCCGATGGTGTCCTCGATGGGGACATTGGGGTCCAACCGCGCGGGGCGGTAGATGTCGATGTACTCCACCCCCAGCCGCTTCAGGCTGTAGGCGATGAAGTTCTTCACCGCGACCGGGCGCGTGTCGTTGCCGAGCCAGTTCCCATCCGGCCCTCGGAGCGCGCCGAACTTCACGGAGATCCGCACCCGGTCCCTCCGTCCTGCGATGGCCCGCCCCACGAGCATCTCGTTGTGGCCCATCCCGTAGAAGTCTCCCGTGTCGATCAGGGTGACGCCGCGCTCGATCGCCGTCTGGATCGTCCGGATGCTCTCGGCGTCATCGGTCGCGCCGTACATGCCCGACATTCCC
This is a stretch of genomic DNA from Archangium violaceum. It encodes these proteins:
- the epmA gene encoding EF-P lysine aminoacylase EpmA, with the protein product MPNPVQWRSAAGRQALYGALRRFFLQLGYLEVDTPLLIPAPGMEPHITAFEVPFVPETDVGQRRTLYLHTSPEYAMKRLLADGSGPLFQICKVFRNGEVSRTHNPEFTMLEFYRPQADYHAIMADLEGALAEADRAVGGDGFFSRTPYERLSVRDAVLRATGVDLRACPDGASLKRAAEAAGVRTGDATLFDDVFFHLFLQKVEGTLGWERPTYLTEYPASMASLARLKPGDPSVAERTELYARGLELANGFSELTDPVEQRARLVEEQEFRRKAGRAVYPLDERFLDAVGRMPPSAGIAVGLDRILMLLLGVESISDVLLFPAHEFV
- a CDS encoding inorganic pyrophosphatase, whose translation is MATKNQPQLHTLQAHPWHGVSPGAEAPEVVTAYIEIVPTDTVKYELDKETGILRLDRPQRFSSQCPTLYGFIPQTYCGDLVAKRCAERTGIKDIKGDGDPLDICVLTEKVIPSGALLVHAIPVGGFRMVDGNEADDKIIAVLESDLVYGALQHVAQLPTALVDRLKHYFLTYKQIPSEVKRSVQIVEMYDQSEAHEIIKRSMKDYQKDYGAAPARKPRGRKS
- a CDS encoding aldo/keto reductase → MSTHEAKKTQRTVKLGSTGPEVFPLGLGCMGMSGMYGATDDAESIRTIQTAIERGVTLIDTGDFYGMGHNEMLVGRAIAGRRDRVRISVKFGALRGPDGNWLGNDTRPVAVKNFIAYSLKRLGVEYIDIYRPARLDPNVPIEDTIGAIADLVKAGYVRHIGLSEVGVETIRRAHRVHPIVDLQIEYSLASRGPEAEIFPVLNELGISATLYGVFSRGLLTGSKPKGPGDFRAYLPRFSGANREKNEDAVDALQRFAHERRMTPGQLAVAWVLARQPAFVPVVGATTVAQLEDSLGALERPLSKEDLTALEALVKISGDRYGAEQMKHLDSERH